A region of Chelonia mydas isolate rCheMyd1 chromosome 7, rCheMyd1.pri.v2, whole genome shotgun sequence DNA encodes the following proteins:
- the PELI3 gene encoding E3 ubiquitin-protein ligase pellino homolog 3 isoform X2 — protein MVLEGSPEAVSSQSLDLRRSCPKGSRIFPSAGEGSLLNKEAVKYGELIVLGYNGSLASGDKGRRRSRIALFKRPKANGVKPDVIHHISTPLVSKALSNKGQHSISYTLSRSHSVIVEYTHDCDTDMFQIGRSTENMIDFVVTDTAPGGSCASEGQSAQSTISRYACRIICERSPPYTARIYAAGFDSSRNIFLGERAAKWRTPDGLMDGLTTNGVLVMHPTGGFSEDSAPGVWREISVCGNVYALRDSRSAQQRGKLVQTESNVLQDGSLIDLCGATLLWRTTAGLLLTPTLKQLEALRQETNAARPQCPVGFNTLAFPSLAQRGVVDKQQPWVYVNCGHVHGYHNWGFRKEKGGLERECPMCRRAGPYVPLWLGCEAGLYLDTGRPTHAFCPCGHVCSQKTVQYWAQIPLPHGTHAFHAACPFCGTWLTGERGFVRLIFQGPMD, from the exons ATGGTGCTGGAGGGCAGCCCCGAGGCCGTCAGCTCCCAGTCTCTGGACCTGCGGCGATCCTGCCCCAAGGGCTCCCGGATCTTCCCCTCTGCTGGAGAGGGCTCCCTGCTGAACAAAGAGGCTGTGAAGTATGGAGAGCTCATTGTGCTGGG ataCAATGGCTCCCTGGCCAGTGGGGACAAGGGCCGACGCCGCAGCCGCATCGCACTCTTCAAGAGGCCGAAGGCCAATGGGGTGAAGCCGGACGTGATACACCACATCTCCACCCCCCTTGTGTCCAAG GCACTCAGTAACAAGGGCCAGCACAGCATCTCCTACACGCTGTCCCGCAGCCACTCGGTAATTGTGGAATATACGCATGACTGTGATACCGACATGTTCCAG ATTGGCCGTTCCACGGAGAACATGATTGACTTTGTGGTGACGGACACGGCGCCTGGGGGCAGCTGCGCCAGTGAGGGGCAGTCGGCCCAAAGCACCATCTCCCGCTATGCCTGCCGCATCATTTGTGAGCGCAGCCCTCCCTACACCGCCCGGATCTACGCCGCAGGCTTCGACTCCTCGCGCAACATCTTCCTTGGA GAGAGGGCAGCCAAGTGGAGGACGCCGGACGGGCTGATGGATGGGTTGACGACCAATGGGGTGCTGGTGATGCACCCCACAGGGGGCTTCAGTGAGGACTCGGCACCTGGCGTGTGGCGCGAGATCTCTGTGTGCGGGAATGTGTATGCCCTGCGCGACAGTCGTTCCGCGCAGCAGCGGGGCAAACTG GTGCAGACCGAGTCCAACGTGTTGCAGGACGGCTCGCTCATCGACCTGTGCGGGGCCACGCTGCTGTGGCGGACCACAGCGGGGCTGCTGCTGACACCCACCCTCAAGCAGCTGGAGGCGCTGCGCCAGGAGACGAATGCCGCCCGCCCCCAGTGCCCTGTGGGCTTCAACACgctggccttccccagcctggcccagcgcGGCGTGGTGGACAAACAGCAGCCCTGGGTCTATGTCAACTGCGGCCACGTCCACGGCTACCACAACTGGGGCTTCCGCAAGGAGAAGGGGGGGCTGGAGCGGGAGTGCCCCATGTGCCGTCGAGCCGGACCCTACGTGCCGCTCTGGCTGGGCTGCGAGGCTGGGTTGTACCTGGACACAGGCCGGCCCACCCACGCCTTCTGCCCCTGCGGCCACGTCTGTTCCCAGAAGACTGTGCAGTACTGGGCCCAGATCCCGCTGCCCCACGGCACCCATGCCTTCCATGCCGCCTGCCCCTTCTGTGGCACCTGGCTCACAGGCGAGCGGGGATTTGTGCGCCTTATCTTCCAGGGCCCCATGGACTGA
- the PELI3 gene encoding E3 ubiquitin-protein ligase pellino homolog 3 isoform X1 has translation MVLEGSPEAVSSQSLDLRRSCPKGSRIFPSAGEGSLLNKEAVKYGELIVLGYNGSLASGDKGRRRSRIALFKRPKANGVKPDVIHHISTPLVSKALSNKGQHSISYTLSRSHSVIVEYTHDCDTDMFQIGRSTENMIDFVVTDTAPGGSCASEGQSAQSTISRYACRIICERSPPYTARIYAAGFDSSRNIFLGERAAKWRTPDGLMDGLTTNGVLVMHPTGGFSEDSAPGVWREISVCGNVYALRDSRSAQQRGKLPQPPSLGTDALTRPAPRLRLPCPAGADRVQRVAGRLAHRPVRGHAAVADHSGAAADTHPQAAGGAAPGDECRPPPVPCGLQHAGLPQPGPARRGGQTAALGLCQLRPRPRLPQLGLPQGEGGAGAGVPHVPSSRTLRAALAGLRGWVVPGHRPAHPRLLPLRPRLFPEDCAVLGPDPAAPRHPCLPCRLPLLWHLAHRRAGICAPYLPGPHGLSPGTQQGDMD, from the exons ATGGTGCTGGAGGGCAGCCCCGAGGCCGTCAGCTCCCAGTCTCTGGACCTGCGGCGATCCTGCCCCAAGGGCTCCCGGATCTTCCCCTCTGCTGGAGAGGGCTCCCTGCTGAACAAAGAGGCTGTGAAGTATGGAGAGCTCATTGTGCTGGG ataCAATGGCTCCCTGGCCAGTGGGGACAAGGGCCGACGCCGCAGCCGCATCGCACTCTTCAAGAGGCCGAAGGCCAATGGGGTGAAGCCGGACGTGATACACCACATCTCCACCCCCCTTGTGTCCAAG GCACTCAGTAACAAGGGCCAGCACAGCATCTCCTACACGCTGTCCCGCAGCCACTCGGTAATTGTGGAATATACGCATGACTGTGATACCGACATGTTCCAG ATTGGCCGTTCCACGGAGAACATGATTGACTTTGTGGTGACGGACACGGCGCCTGGGGGCAGCTGCGCCAGTGAGGGGCAGTCGGCCCAAAGCACCATCTCCCGCTATGCCTGCCGCATCATTTGTGAGCGCAGCCCTCCCTACACCGCCCGGATCTACGCCGCAGGCTTCGACTCCTCGCGCAACATCTTCCTTGGA GAGAGGGCAGCCAAGTGGAGGACGCCGGACGGGCTGATGGATGGGTTGACGACCAATGGGGTGCTGGTGATGCACCCCACAGGGGGCTTCAGTGAGGACTCGGCACCTGGCGTGTGGCGCGAGATCTCTGTGTGCGGGAATGTGTATGCCCTGCGCGACAGTCGTTCCGCGCAGCAGCGGGGCAAACTG ccccaacccccctcccttgGAACTGATGCTCTGACACGCCCGGCTCCCCGCCTCCGACTCCCATGTCCTGCAGGTGCAGACCGAGTCCAACGTGTTGCAGGACGGCTCGCTCATCGACCTGTGCGGGGCCACGCTGCTGTGGCGGACCACAGCGGGGCTGCTGCTGACACCCACCCTCAAGCAGCTGGAGGCGCTGCGCCAGGAGACGAATGCCGCCCGCCCCCAGTGCCCTGTGGGCTTCAACACgctggccttccccagcctggcccagcgcGGCGTGGTGGACAAACAGCAGCCCTGGGTCTATGTCAACTGCGGCCACGTCCACGGCTACCACAACTGGGGCTTCCGCAAGGAGAAGGGGGGGCTGGAGCGGGAGTGCCCCATGTGCCGTCGAGCCGGACCCTACGTGCCGCTCTGGCTGGGCTGCGAGGCTGGGTTGTACCTGGACACAGGCCGGCCCACCCACGCCTTCTGCCCCTGCGGCCACGTCTGTTCCCAGAAGACTGTGCAGTACTGGGCCCAGATCCCGCTGCCCCACGGCACCCATGCCTTCCATGCCGCCTGCCCCTTCTGTGGCACCTGGCTCACAGGCGAGCGGGGATTTGTGCGCCTTATCTTCCAGGGCCCCATGGACTGAGCCCGGGGACTCAGCAGGGGGACATGGACTGA